AGTTTTATGCTGTACTTGTCTGGCTTACTTGTGGCAGGTATTGACTGCAGAACAgggcagaatacagaatactttatcatctccagtAAGAAAATGTCAAGGCATCTGCCACAAAATGGCACCAGTTGtttatcaacaaaaaaaacctgaaatgATGAAGTGCTCTAAAGATCACATGCTCTCCTTGCAGAATCGATCATCTTGCCATCACATCTCAAATATATAAGGAGATCCACAAATCTGTTTCTACTCATTGTTGTCCCAGCCATATCAAGACCATACAGGGTGTTCTGTATGTCATGGACATGAAAGTCTGTTTCAACAAAGATAAAGCCACTCAGTAATGAAATCCTCGATCTTGGTCTCATCAGTCTTGCCAGTCTCTGTTCAATCCTTTGCTCTCCATTGTTATGTATTATTTTTATGGTTGTTTTTGAGGTTCTGTTTTTATAGCTGTTGTGGAGCTAATGTGTTATATTTTAGTGTTATTTTGATAATCATATTTTAGATGATCAGTTGTGTAGAACTCTGGGTAGCATGATATATTGGATTATTTATGTactattttaattacacatacttaatcatgacccactagtgcagactcctgcaggggtctgattcctgttttTTGTGCTTAAACACATTGGTAAACAATAGCACTCAACCATAACTTCACCACTTTTTTCATTTCTGTAACTGAGATGATAACATGATACAGATTTTggggacatcttttttttttcaatgtcatgGTGAACAAAATGACAATTCCAATACTTAGCCAGTCTGTTGACTTTTCTGAGCATTTATGATTAAAAAGTATTGAATATACAATAAGAAGGGACTATACAAACTTGTGATTAAAAAATATTGAATCTGCAATGAGAATGGGCCATACAAACAGCATATTTACACATCACATGACATAGATGCCTTGTAGACTGTCTTCACTTTGTTAAAAGAAGTTTACAGTAACATGTTAATAATTCTGCActgtttattttcatcattattttattggTGAGTTGTTAATTGTTTACAACAGGCATGTGGAGAGCACTGAAGTGGACATGTATGAACATGTGTTGCTTGTGTTATAAAAAGATGCTGCACTTTTacagcggtgacttcatatgctCGTTGTTTGTTTCCTGTTATCTTCTGTGACTACACTCTCAACCATTATGCATCCTGCTGTTTTTCTTGTATAACTCgtgtgaaaaatacaatacactTTGGAAAACGAAAAGTATGTGTGTTGACTTGCTTTTCACTGTACTTTGTTTGATTTTAAACAAGGTTGCTTGAATGCTTACAAGTAAacaacaagcttttttttttaataacacttaaaagaaaattaaaatcacATTGAAATGGCTTCAGTAAACGAAGTCCTTTGCTGACTGCACGGCCCATGAACAGACACATCACAAATGACTTTGAACACAGTTTTTATGATCTCTTCTTCTCCACAGAGTTTTATTGTGATCTCCACTGCTAAAATGGAAACAGGGGAATATAATTCAGCTACAACAATGCAATAAAATCagaatacaaaaagaaaataagaatcaAACATTCATGTTCCCCCAAATCCTTTCTGTAAAACAGGCTGAATGAACCACCAGCAGTTTCAATCAATGTTGTATCCTCAGCCTAGTGTTGCTGTTAGCTAGTTCACGCCTTACTAATTCTTTTCAGACTTTTGTATGATCATAGAGTTCAAAATAATGTATACCCATCTGGGCGCTCCCATTCAGTTCAAGACTTCCTTAGCAATGGTCCATTTAATAGTTTTATGGCCactggagcagtgaattcatgtttaCTGTGACTTGGGCCCAGCTGTGTGTCCTTCCCCCTATTTAACCCTCCCCAACTGAAGCCAGGTTCCTATTCACACTTGGGTGAAATGAGAAAAATCataataaagtgcctttcccaatatGACATAACACAATGCTGAAAAGGGGATTCGAGCCCTGataactggtgaacactgattcagaagtccaatgcctaactgaTTTTCCCACAGTGTCTCCTTTGCAAGGTATAATCGTAAAATATTTTCCaataaaaagcaaaataaaaaggaACTATTTCAACTAAACCCAAGTAAGCTGGGTTTTCCTGAGGTttcttttgttggtggttttgttttttgaaagatCACAACTCCCAACACCATGGCTGGACCTAAAATTCTATGTCTGGGTCATACTGATTTTCATCACCAagcttgaatttgattttgcaCTTGAATTTGCTCTTCTTGGGGAAAAAAGTTTCAAAAGTTAGTTTTAAATGAACATTTGTTTTTCATGCCACAGGTCAAAAAAAGACTCGCTGCTTTAAAATATGGTTTAAATGCACTCTTGTTTTTCATGCCACATGTCAAAATAAAACACACTGCTTTGGATATTACTATACatgcactcgcatgcacacacaaacacacacattcaaacacaaactCGCACACTCCTCAAGCTTGTATCAACCCacaaatcatacatacacatctacaTGCAGCAATTATCTGCCACAAACGTTATGACTTGAGCTTAGCCTTGTCCTTCAACACCTTCACATTGGGCAGTTTGCTCAGCTTTTTGTTGAACTTGGCCACCACTCGGTCTTCTGGCTTACTGTTTTCGTAGGACGCATACTCTGCTAGGACCTGTTGAAGAAATGTATGATTATCAAAAATGCTTGCAGTTGCACAATATTGCACTAATAAAATTTAGAAAGTAATATCcttcctttcagtgtctcatatcttgttttcacacacacacacacacacactaccactaacactgaaacacacacacacagaggaaaactaTACAGTCTTGCAAACAAGCATGAATTCGTACTGTGTTTGTTGATATTTACCTGTTCACCCTTTCTTATTGTTTCTGTCAACAGGCCACAAGCTTCTAATTCTCCTGGATACAGAAGTATAAAAGATATTTTGAagatttaaaaacaaataaaaaaacatgcacaaaaaaacaaaaaaaatcccaaccaaGAAACATACCAAATCAAAGCAAAGATGGCTGCCATGACAAAAGTCTGTCACAGTATCCACCATTGCAAAGTTAGATCAACAGCAGAACTTGTGTTCTCTTCTCTAACTAGGCAAAACCTCCCACCAAACCCCATCAACCATCCTCTGGTGAAGACAAAGAGTTTCACTGTATACAGGAAGGACAACCACCCTGCTTTGGGCTCACCTTTTTCTGCAGTCTCTTCACCGACATTTCCCCTTTGGCCCGCAGCACAGCAGTGATAATCTGGCCCCAGTTAAACTTGCCCTTCTTCTCcaatgtctgtgtgctgtcctgagaatcgtcaccatcaccattctcTTCAGCCTCTTCTGTCTCCATGGCTGTACCATTCTCTCCTGCAGGCAGACATTGCATTGTGCAGATCAGTCTTCACTCCAGTGTGAAGTTCCTGGTTTTAACTTCAGCAGAATAAGTCTGGCAAACTTAtctgtcattcagtgtgttaTGAATAACAGATAGGTTTCCCTGTTCTCCATTTCTCATGACTGGTGctaatctatttctttcttcaattACAAAATGAATGATGTgcctatatgtgtgtgcgtgtgcatgcacctctatgtgccatgtctgtgtgtggtgttggttttcTTGAGATCTCTCCATGGACGTGTAACCGCTTTGGTAATGCTGATCTGCCAGATATCCCATTTTTTTCAGGGTGGCTGGGGTTGGGACAGGGGTACAGGGGGctttggggtggagggtgggggggtcatgTAACTGGAGGCAATGTAAAGCATCAcatgcaaaagaaacaaaaataaaatgttatttgttttgtatttcaatTATGACCAACTCCTGCAAAACATTAAATTTTATCCTagcaaacacacatgaacattacACAACATGAAGGTATTTAATGATatcaataaataacaaaaataaaaatactgaATAATAACAATAGAAATCTTAACTGAGACCCACAGTCAAATGTCATCCACTCCATCAATACTtgtttgggagtgttgctctatTTTCCAAATACTGCagtgacacacatatatacagatagacacagagagagatatctcATGATGCATGGATGAAACCATGACATATTATAAAAGGAAGGACAAGGTACAGTTTTGCCGTATCATACAAAACCTTAAATGAACCTCCATGGCAGATCTATCATCATCCCCACCGTCATACATAAtcaaatacacaaaacaaaatgttccagtttctgagaaaaacaaaacaaaacaaaaatgcccccaaaacagataaacaaaagaaaatatacataaagaaaaataacaaaatccATAAAAAATCTGCAtacccttcctctttttcttcttcggctGGGTCGCTACTTCGCACACATCGtgctcctcttctccctcttcttcatcctcttctctcttccgtcgctttccctttctcttgccaccttcctcctcagtcaCGGCATCtgctgcctgtttgtctttcttctccgccttgtgcatcttcttcttcctgttctcctTGCGCTCCCTTTTGCTCATCTTTTTCTCCTGCTCTGTGTCATCAAGGTCTGCAGTCTCTGCTGTGGGGGCTGGCTTGGATGCTTCTGCAGGAGTCTGGAGTTGTGATTCTCCATTgccgggtgtgtgggtggtgttgctGCCGTTCTGGTTGtcagaggacaaaaaaaaaaaaagggggattatcaatttactaaacacacacatctaaacacccacaaccatcacacctacacccacactccTTTGCCGACATATGATGTACTTATACACAAATTACTTTTTCGTCACAGAAGCATTCTGCATTATCTGTTTTACTGTGATTCACAAATGTTTAAAATACCAGTTTAACTACGGCAATAATCCTATTGGTTAGGTAGAATCATAAGAATGTCTTTCAGCACTGCAGGTTCAGTACTGCACAGTGCTACAAGAATGTTAGTGTACACaaccatgcatgtatgtgtgtgtgagagagtctgtgtgtgtgtgtgtgtgctaccagAATGTTAGTGTGTACACAAccatgagtgtatatgtgtgtgtgtgtgagagtgtgtgcgtgagagagagagagagagagagtgtgtgtgtgtgtgtgtgtgtgtgtgaccgtgtatgggtgtaagtgtgtgtgtaccagtgtatgGGTATGTCAGAGTTTATGtgcatatgtaagtgtgtgtgtatgtgtggttcaaaactgtacaaaaacaacaacaacaaaaagacagaccTGATGACCTGAAAGGCAGACCAAAGAATCTTACCTGTTGCTGTGCTTCTGCCATGAGCAGGTCCCACACCTGGTCCATCAGGCCTTTGTTCAGCACACGCAGACTGCACTTCAGGAAATTCTGTCACCCCACAAACGGTCACCATCACCATGAGTGTCGCCCCTCATTTTTGTTTACACCAGCTTAACAAAATCATTTGGTGTATGGCATGAATCATCCAAACAACAGACACTTGTTTTGACTCAACTTCTTCATTACCATGTTTGATAATAATTCAGTATCATAAAGCTTGGTCAGTTatagttgttttattttgttgtttcagtCAGGCCAGTCTGGGTCTGTAGTATGCATGGCCATTTCAAAACTTCACATTCATTTGCACAGCTTTTGCCAACGACACTAGAAAAACCTCATGAAATGATAATGCCTGTAAATCAGTCCATCAAAATTTGTTCTtgaagtttttctttttgttactcATAAAGCTTCTGCAGAAGTGCCATCTTTCCTCAGACAACGAATAAAGAGGAAAATTTACACACTGTTCCACACAACCAACAATTTGTTGAAAATGAGTACAGCATTTTTCATTACACTGTATTTGGAGATGTGGTAGcacaaaaatggaaaaacaaacaaacaaacaaacaaaaaaaatgtaggtACTTACTTCGAACTTGGCCTTTTTTCGTGGAACATTTGGAAAATCTTCAAGTCGATGTAACAAGTTTTTCAATTGTGGGTTGGCTGGAGCCTTCTGAATTGCAGCCTGCACTTTCTGAAACCAAACAATACCAATCCTGGCAAATAATGAAAGATGACAATAAATCATACAGGTACTAAAAGGTCATATAACAGTAATACATAACATCTACTCAAGAAATAATGTTTTTTGAAGACAGTAGATTATGAAAACTTTGCCACATGAATTATGATATTTACACCATAAAGTGACAATGCAATCAAATAAGAATTGATATTCAATCAATGTAAACAAACTCATCTCAACACAGTGTTAACTGCAACACCACCACTATATATTTCAGCTTGTACCCATTAATATCACTATCAGCTCTGCTGAACATGATAACTAAAATTCTACTTGCTATTATCatgattcaacttttttttcccctgctttctttctttgtctcatgtctgtctttttttttttttttttttttttttgtctacgctatacttacactagttacagcaAAAGCCATAGACAACCCACCTGGATCCATTGCTCCTGTTTGACTTCTCCCTTGTTTGGTTTGGCCACAAAGTTTTTCCCTGAATATTTCTCTTCTTCACTGACGCACTTGATGTGAGTCTGGTAGCTGTCTCCCCTATCACACATCAATCAAAGCAAGAAACTTTACCATAAGAATAAAATTGATGCTCAATACTACCAATGCAAGTAGTATAACACAGACCAAAACATTAATCAGCACTctcaaaaatgaaatcaaaagtaTTGTGCATAAGTTACAGAACAGAACAAATGTCCATGAACATTGTAAAGTGCCTGTAGCAATAGCATCTGCTTTACAATGCCTGCATAAATGATCTGCTATGTAATAAACTGATTCTACTTCATATTTGTAATTTAACCAGTCATATTTCTTATGTAATACAAAGTTTATTATGAACTGATTCTACTTCCTAAGTCAAATTTCTTAAATTAATTTCATGATTCATACTTTCCTAAAATTCCTGCAGTATCAATACCATCTGCTTTATATTGCCAGCTTAAATGATCTGCTATGATTCTACTTCATATTTTAACAAGTCATATTTCTTAGCCCCTAAACAAAGTGGTTAGCATCTCACAacttggaggtggtgggggtggggtggggggtgcggggggcgggggggggtgaggggtgagttccatctgttgtgggtttttttggggggtctttttcAGCCCATGGCCTACTCCTAGTCCTGTCTAGACATAAATGTATGTACTAAAAACCTGAATGGGAAGACCAGTACAGACTACAGCAGTGGATTATCTATTTAAtaaattcagtttcaaggatgtgtttTGGGAAATCCTGCTTCAATTTCCTGACAAACACACGCAGATGCCAGGCTATTTTGAAATGAAGTTTGACTAAGTTGTCACACAGTCCAAAGCTTAACCCAACAAGAGCTGATGGGCTCCAAAGCCAGTGCATGACCCTCAGTCTAGGTAACAGATTGAAAGTAGAAAAGAGTATGCCCAGTCCTCTAGTCTGTTTAACTTGCTTGGATACACATTTCCAATCTTAATCAACTTATCAAGTAATGTCTTGTTCTGgtaatgtctgtgttgtgttaaaTAAGTCCCCTCTTCTAAGTGTTACGGGATAGTTATCCCCAGCAGCTATATAATATTGGACTTTACATGGAGCAAGCAGACTTTGGTATAGGAGTGGGCAATATAAATTAAAACCtgtgtttcttttattgtttcaTATCGTCTCAATGGTAAGCAATAGCATTCagtgagagggggtgaaagaaagttggagagaatgagatagaacgGCAACAGTAGTTTGTGATTCAGTAGAACTAGAAACGGTCACAGGGTATCTCAACATTAAATTCAAATGATTACAAGTTCAAAACAGGATTTGAATCAATCAAAATTTTTAAGACTAACCAAAATTCCTTTCCACAGTCAATGCAAGAGAGGAATTCACATCTACGGCattttgttgtgtagtgtttcTCCACTTGATTCTTTTTCAGAGTCTCATTACAAGCGCCGCATGTAAAAAAGACCATTTTTAAGGAGGAAGATCAAGGCAGACGTTTTTGAAACAGACAACAGCACACGTGTTGAAGCGCCGGATGTTGGGAGTAGTGGAAAATCGCATGCGCGTTGTGTTGAAAGAGTGATCTGCTCCTGGTTCGTTTGGAGTCTTTTTCTGAATGTGCCAGAAGTTGAATCCGCAGAACGTTCCCGGGAGCTGACCTtggcagtaatgataataatgacaataatccagTTTATATAATGTATTCCGTGGAAACAAGCTCATTTGCGCTGTAAAATGTCAAAATGctaaaacatgcatttaagcaCTAAAATGAAAATTATGACGCTTTCATAACCGaccctgcacaaacacacaaccactgcaaCATTAAAGGCGGACGGTACCAAAGATTTCCGTATACAACATAACACTCATACATTTCATACATCACAACACCTAAATAATGCACATTCGATAAGTATGTATATCACAATAGTTAACACTAACACCACAACTGATACCTGAAACGATATCACAATACtcagtcagttaaaaaaaaaaaaaaaaaagtacttagaACCGGTCACATATAATGCCAATGAATAGACATCTAAAATCACAACACTTAAAATCaatctcctccctccccaaacaccaTCTCAACAGCAAGCATAAGATAttgaaaaatgataaaaatacttctttttttaaatcataatattaaaaacaaaactatCAATCAAAACACTTTAAAAAGAAATCACAATATTAAAAACCAGTCACATATATCACTGAGCCCAGACAATGCAAGAACAGTATCCCAAATGACaatacttcacacacaaaaaaaagaaagaaagaaagaaagataagaggaAAATGAATACGTAAAAGTACGTCCCCTCTCAGTCGATCCTTTCAGTTTCTCCCTACACACAATTAACCCCATCAACGAACATACCCAAAGAAACAAATATAATCATTGCACGGCAATCATGAAGAGAGGTAAAGCGTCTTCAGATTATTTTTCGAATTTAAGGAACACGACAGAGGTAGGGAGTTCCAGATAGTGGGCTGaaggcagtttttttgtttttttgttttgttgggttttttgttgttgttgttttgtttttgttttgtttttttttttgggggggttgttgttgttgattaccaAAGGTTTCAACCAAagaactgtcagcagagaggAGTCAATTGAGCGTATATTGTCCTAGAAGGATGTTTATAGACTGAGAAAATCTGACACATAGGTCGATGGTGGAACTTGATACTGTAATGACACTGAGATCGAGACATTAGAAACAGAGACAAGCAATTCAGTATAATATATTGAATTCTAGCCttgacaggaagccagtgaagaatATGTGTTCTGAGCAGTGATGCTGCACTCTCATGTCTCTGATCTTACGAAGCGCGACTGAAAAGAGCTGCGTGATTCTGAATGCGTTGGACTACCTTTACCATCAGGGAGACCAGCAAGGAGCGAGTTACAGCAGTCTAATCTagactgaatgaaagaaataGCGAGTTTGTTGGCAGCAGTGGAAAGGAAGAAGCGAATTCTTCCTAATCTAAGTAGGTCACAGTGATAGAACAGAGTGTGGCATAAGTGTGCATCGTCCATGGAGAGAGTTCTGATTTAATTAGATGCCAGTGTTCTTAACAGATTAGGAGAACGGTATGTCACAGAGGTGACCTGGTTATCATCTTTGATTTGTTGCCAACGGAAATCGACTTggcttggggttttttgtttttgtttttttgttgtttgtttttttgtgtgttttttttgggtttttttttttttttttttttttttttttttgtttgtttgtttgtttttttaatcctcatTCATCTTCAGCTTGTTTTTACTCAGCCACCCATGCAGCCACATCCACATTACATAAATTTCTTCGAACTATGGGCAAGAGTTGTAAGGTCTGAGGGACTGATAGCAGACGACGAATAGCAGTGAAGACTTTATAATGGACTGAACTTTAAAgttcgattgagagagagagacagagacagagagagaaagagacagagacggaaacacacacacacacacacacacacacacacacacacacacacacacacacacacacacacagagggagggagggaaacacacacacgcgcacacacacacacatacacacacacatacacacacacacacacacacacacacacacacacacacacacagagagagagagagagagagagagagagagagagattcgcacGGACTAACTATATATATGGCCTCGTGATAACATGTTAAAATTCTTTCACGGCGACCATGGGTCGACTGGCTATGTGTTCTGCTTGAAGATCTTGAAGCCCTCACATACAATTTCAACCAAGCGATGACCGAAACAGCAACAGAGGTCCTAACAATTTAATGCGTGATGGAAATCCCAGCCACGGATCACAATCTTCGGAGGTGTGCGACACAAGAAGAAGCCTGAAATCACAAAAGAAACCTAAGACTGAAAGGAAAGAGTTAATCTTACATGTTGCTATAAACCAGAGGATTCCTGGTTAAGAATGATGAAGCATGCAAAGCAAAATGAGTCACTAACCAAGCTGGCAACGAAGGATCCATACAAAAATCCGTTCAATGTGTAGTGCTTTGCACTAATACGATACATAACAAAGATAACAACATGATATGGATGATGTGCATGTTCATGACATGCAGGCTGATACTCCGTTCCATTTGAACGTGATTCTGTTCCATTCTGGAACCAGTTTCTGATGTAATGATAGTCTGTTTTACTGAGTTTTTGTCGTTGgtgctttttttccctctctctttttatgaTCTTTTTTCCATGCTATTGTTCATGTTTGTTAATCGTTATCGTTAATCGTTCGTCAAACGTGTGTTTTGTTCCTTGTACTGTGTAACCTTTGAATATAAAAAAAGTGCCAAAAAATCCTTTCAAGCGTAGCAAAGACCAGCGTAGTCCACTCTGAAATCTGCAACTGTGTGACCGGAAAGACAACACTAAGCATCCCCATGACAAACACAAGATCAGGCTCCTGCTGGCATGCACAGGcggtatattccatcttcctgtatcCGTGCGAGACATGAACCCTCATAGCAGATTTAGAACTGATAGGAATCCAAGCTTTGGAACAAAGGCGTCGTCGAAATGATATGTGAAACAACACTGGTCATATCACCAATGAATacgtgccaaaccatcaagcagcacatcaGATATATGAAGATAAAAAAGCCAACATATATATcggttaaaagaaaggaaaactgtGAGGCTGATATGCCTACGTATCCATTAAAATCCAGTTGCCGTCTTAACACAATCCTCCTGGAAAGTTAAGGGAAAGGAagactagaagaagaaaaacggacAAACAACATTTTAGAGAAGACGGGTTATATAACAATTTGCGGAGACcgatactactacttcttcttcttcacattataCTACATGCCTGGGGAAATCtcgtgaacagttctgtgtggcgaCTCAGTATGACAAAAAGGTTCACAGTAAACATGTgcaaatgaattaaaacaaataaattcAGTATATAGATACAATACATTTTTTATCCAGtatccaaagaagaagaaaaaggaaaccaagaagaaaaatatgaaatGAAGAAACCTGAAGTAAATCGTAAAATGAATATCAAAGTGTACTTCACGTGGTTAAgagatgagaaggagagagagagagagagagagagagagagaaacagacagacagacagagacacagacgcagacagacagacagagaggcacaaacggagagacagatataaaccCGCATGCAGACAAGCAGACTCACAaagacggatacagacagacagacaaacaggagcagaaagagagatagagagagttacATAGAGATAATACAACCA
The sequence above is a segment of the Babylonia areolata isolate BAREFJ2019XMU chromosome 19, ASM4173473v1, whole genome shotgun sequence genome. Coding sequences within it:
- the LOC143294311 gene encoding cell growth-regulating nucleolar protein-like; the encoded protein is MVFFTCGACNETLKKNQVEKHYTTKCRRCEFLSCIDCGKEFWGDSYQTHIKCVSEEEKYSGKNFVAKPNKGEVKQEQWIQKVQAAIQKAPANPQLKNLLHRLEDFPNVPRKKAKFENFLKCSLRVLNKGLMDQVWDLLMAEAQQQNGSNTTHTPGNGESQLQTPAEASKPAPTAETADLDDTEQEKKMSKRERKENRKKKMHKAEKKDKQAADAVTEEEGGKRKGKRRKREEDEEEGEEEHDVCEVATQPKKKKRKGENGTAMETEEAEENGDGDDSQDSTQTLEKKGKFNWGQIITAVLRAKGEMSVKRLQKKVLAEYASYENSKPEDRVVAKFNKKLSKLPNVKVLKDKAKLKS